A region from the Cryptosporangium arvum DSM 44712 genome encodes:
- a CDS encoding fumarate hydratase: MPDFRYSDLLPLGPDETQYRLLTSDGVEARDGFLHVAPEALTTLTRAAMRDIAHLLRPAHLQQLRNILDDPEASGNDRFVALDLLKNANIAAGGVLPMCQDTGTAIVMGKKGERVLTGGGQIDGEAISRGVYDAYTELNLRYSQLAPLTMWDEKNTGSNLPAQVELYADGKPNEYKFLFMAKGGGSANKSFLYQETKAVLNPTRMMQFLEEKLRSLGTAACPPYHLAIVVGGTSAEYALKTAKYASAKYLDSLPTEGSLAAHGFRDIELEWQVLELTRKFGIGAQFGGKYFCHDVRVVRLPRHGASCPVAIAVSCSADRQALGKITAEGVFLEQLETDPAQYLPETTHDDLDSDVVQIDLNRPMSEIRAELSRYPVKTRLSLTGPLVVARDIAHAKIAERLDAGEPMPQYLRDHAVYYAGPAKTPDGYASGSFGPTTAGRMDSYVEKFQAAGGSLVMLAKGNRSKQVTDACHAHGGFYLGSIGGPAARLAQDCITHVEVLEYQELGMEAVWKIEVRDFPAFIVVDDKGEDFFADTTKPVLTIGTRP; this comes from the coding sequence ATGCCTGACTTCCGCTACTCGGATCTGCTCCCGCTCGGGCCGGACGAAACGCAGTACCGGCTGCTGACGTCGGACGGGGTGGAGGCCCGTGACGGGTTCCTCCACGTGGCTCCGGAGGCGCTGACCACGCTCACCAGGGCCGCGATGCGCGACATCGCCCACCTGCTCCGCCCGGCTCACCTGCAGCAGCTGCGCAACATCCTGGACGACCCGGAGGCCTCCGGCAACGACCGGTTCGTCGCGCTCGACCTGCTGAAGAACGCCAACATCGCGGCCGGCGGCGTCCTGCCGATGTGCCAGGACACCGGCACCGCGATCGTCATGGGCAAGAAGGGCGAGCGGGTCCTCACCGGCGGCGGCCAGATCGACGGCGAGGCGATCAGCCGCGGTGTCTACGACGCCTACACCGAGCTGAACCTGCGGTACTCGCAGCTCGCGCCGCTGACGATGTGGGACGAGAAGAACACCGGTTCCAACCTGCCGGCGCAGGTGGAGCTGTACGCCGACGGGAAGCCGAACGAGTACAAGTTCCTGTTCATGGCCAAGGGCGGCGGCTCGGCGAACAAGAGTTTCCTTTACCAGGAGACCAAGGCCGTCCTGAACCCCACCCGCATGATGCAGTTCCTGGAGGAGAAGCTCCGGTCGCTCGGCACCGCGGCCTGCCCGCCGTACCACCTGGCGATCGTCGTGGGTGGCACCAGCGCCGAGTACGCGCTGAAGACCGCGAAGTACGCGAGCGCGAAGTACCTGGATTCCCTGCCGACCGAGGGGTCGCTCGCCGCCCACGGTTTCCGGGACATCGAGCTGGAGTGGCAGGTGCTCGAGCTGACCCGGAAGTTCGGGATCGGCGCCCAGTTCGGCGGCAAGTACTTCTGCCACGACGTCCGGGTCGTCCGGCTCCCGCGCCACGGCGCCTCCTGCCCGGTGGCGATCGCGGTGTCGTGCTCGGCCGACCGGCAGGCGCTGGGCAAGATCACCGCCGAGGGCGTGTTCCTGGAGCAGCTCGAGACCGACCCGGCGCAGTACCTGCCCGAGACCACGCACGACGACCTCGATTCCGACGTCGTGCAGATCGATCTGAACCGGCCGATGTCGGAGATCCGCGCGGAGTTGTCGCGCTACCCGGTGAAGACCCGGTTGTCGCTGACCGGGCCGCTCGTCGTCGCGCGGGACATCGCGCACGCGAAGATCGCGGAGCGGTTGGACGCCGGCGAACCGATGCCGCAGTACCTGCGTGACCACGCGGTGTACTACGCCGGGCCGGCGAAGACGCCGGACGGGTACGCGTCCGGGTCGTTCGGGCCGACCACCGCGGGCCGGATGGACTCCTACGTCGAGAAGTTCCAGGCGGCCGGCGGGTCGCTGGTCATGCTGGCCAAGGGCAACCGTTCGAAGCAGGTGACCGACGCGTGCCACGCGCACGGCGGGTTCTACCTGGGCTCGATCGGCGGCCCCGCGGCGCGGCTCGCGCAGGACTGCATCACCCACGTCGAGGTGCTCGAGTACCAGGAGCTGGGGATGGAAGCGGTCTGGAAGATCGAGGTCCGCGACTTCCCCGCGTTCATCGTGGTCGACGACAAGGGCGAGGACTTCTTCGCCGACACCACCAAGCCCGTCCTGACCATCGGCACGCGTCCCTGA
- a CDS encoding winged helix DNA-binding domain-containing protein, which translates to MMRPGALAGRTASQLLAAPRATSVAEVVERIGALQAQDLSATALAVRARSSGLTADSLGLDGPEYVRTWLMRGTLHLVAAADAGWMLGLLGPINRAKGARRRAQLGLDDAVCSRAVAALPEVLGDGPLGRAEVVARLASAGVVIGPGQAAPHLLAYAASLGVLALGPEVARGKASYRLLDPAPPPTADAAAELARRYLVGHQPAGWADFAAWSGLGLRRAEAAFAALDEPPRPPRLPAGSSVRLVGHFDPYLLGYADKTAAVPSGYVSRVRTGGGFVTPTVLVDGTAVATWRRNGSALSVEPFTPLDEPTRAAVEAEAADLSRFLATPISKIHTGP; encoded by the coding sequence ATGATGCGACCGGGGGCACTCGCCGGACGAACGGCGTCGCAGTTGTTGGCGGCGCCGCGGGCGACGTCGGTGGCCGAGGTCGTCGAGCGGATCGGGGCACTGCAGGCCCAGGATCTGTCGGCGACCGCGCTCGCGGTGCGGGCGCGGTCGTCCGGGCTGACCGCGGATTCACTCGGCCTTGACGGGCCCGAGTACGTCCGCACCTGGCTGATGCGCGGAACGCTGCACCTGGTGGCGGCCGCGGACGCCGGCTGGATGCTCGGCCTGCTCGGGCCGATCAACCGGGCCAAGGGGGCGCGCCGGCGGGCTCAGCTGGGCCTGGACGACGCGGTGTGTTCCCGCGCCGTGGCGGCGCTGCCGGAGGTGCTCGGCGACGGGCCGCTCGGCCGCGCCGAGGTGGTCGCGAGGCTGGCTTCCGCCGGCGTGGTGATCGGCCCGGGCCAGGCCGCGCCCCACCTGCTGGCCTACGCGGCCTCGCTGGGAGTTCTGGCGCTCGGCCCCGAGGTCGCCCGCGGCAAGGCGAGCTACCGTCTGCTCGACCCCGCACCGCCGCCGACGGCCGACGCCGCCGCCGAACTGGCGCGCCGCTACCTCGTCGGACATCAGCCGGCCGGATGGGCGGACTTCGCGGCCTGGTCGGGCCTCGGCCTCCGCCGGGCCGAGGCGGCCTTCGCCGCGCTCGACGAGCCGCCGCGGCCCCCACGTCTCCCGGCCGGGTCGTCGGTGCGGCTGGTGGGCCACTTCGATCCGTATCTCCTGGGCTACGCCGACAAGACGGCCGCCGTACCGAGCGGGTACGTGAGCCGGGTCCGCACCGGCGGCGGTTTCGTCACCCCGACCGTGCTCGTCGACGGGACGGCCGTGGCCACCTGGCGCCGGAACGGTTCCGCCCTGTCGGTGGAGCCGTTCACCCCGCTGGACGAACCCACCCGGGCCGCCGTCGAGGCCGAAGCCGCCGACCTCTCCCGGTTCCTGGCCACGCCGATCAGCAAAATTCACACCGGCCCGTAG
- a CDS encoding class II fumarate hydratase, whose product MSESEYRIEHDTMGEVKVPAAAKWRAQTQRAVENFPISGTPIEPALIAALGRIKASAARVNAALGVIDGDLAEAIAAAAEEVATGVHDAEFPVDVFQTGSGTSSNMNTNEVIATLATERLGRPVHPNDHVNASQSSNDVFPSSIHLAATGAVSDELIPALEHLAASLRRKQTEFADVVKAGRTHLMDATPVTLGQEFGGYATQVELGVERLHAALPRLAELPLGGTAVGTGINTPPGFAAQVIADLATRTGLPVTEARDHFEAQGARDGLVEASGQLRTIAVGLVKIANDLRWMGSGPRAGLAEIALPDLQPGSSIMPGKVNPVIPEAVAQVAAQVIGNDATVTFAGASGSFELNVMLPVLARNVLESVRLLTNVSRLLADRCVDGIVANVERLREYAESSPSIVTPLNKYIGYEEAAAIAKQALKERKTIREVVIERGHVKDGKLTEQELDAALDVLSMTRP is encoded by the coding sequence ATGAGCGAGAGCGAATACCGGATCGAGCACGACACGATGGGTGAGGTCAAGGTGCCCGCCGCGGCGAAGTGGCGCGCCCAGACCCAACGCGCGGTGGAGAACTTCCCGATCTCGGGCACTCCGATCGAACCGGCGCTGATCGCCGCGCTCGGCCGGATCAAGGCCTCCGCCGCCCGCGTCAACGCCGCGCTCGGCGTGATCGACGGGGACCTCGCCGAGGCGATCGCGGCCGCTGCCGAGGAGGTGGCGACCGGCGTCCACGACGCGGAGTTCCCGGTCGACGTGTTCCAGACCGGCTCCGGCACGTCGAGCAACATGAACACGAACGAGGTGATCGCCACCCTCGCCACCGAGCGGCTCGGCCGACCGGTCCACCCGAACGACCACGTCAACGCGTCCCAGTCGTCGAACGACGTGTTCCCGTCGTCGATCCACCTGGCGGCCACCGGCGCGGTCTCCGACGAGCTGATCCCCGCGCTCGAGCACCTGGCCGCTTCGTTGCGTCGCAAACAGACCGAGTTCGCCGACGTCGTGAAGGCCGGCCGCACCCACCTGATGGACGCCACCCCGGTCACCCTCGGGCAGGAGTTCGGCGGTTACGCGACCCAGGTCGAGCTCGGCGTCGAGCGGCTGCACGCCGCGCTCCCGCGGCTGGCCGAACTGCCGCTCGGCGGCACCGCGGTCGGCACCGGAATCAACACGCCGCCGGGGTTCGCCGCCCAGGTGATCGCCGACCTCGCGACCCGCACCGGCCTGCCGGTCACCGAGGCCCGCGACCACTTCGAGGCGCAGGGGGCCCGCGACGGTCTGGTCGAGGCCTCCGGCCAGCTCCGCACGATCGCCGTCGGCCTGGTGAAGATCGCGAACGACCTGCGCTGGATGGGGTCGGGGCCGCGTGCGGGCCTGGCCGAGATCGCGCTGCCCGACCTGCAGCCGGGCTCGTCGATCATGCCCGGCAAGGTGAACCCGGTCATCCCGGAGGCGGTCGCGCAGGTCGCGGCCCAGGTCATCGGCAACGACGCCACGGTGACGTTCGCCGGCGCGTCCGGGTCGTTCGAGCTCAACGTCATGCTGCCGGTGCTGGCCCGCAACGTGCTGGAGTCGGTGCGCCTGCTGACGAACGTGTCACGCCTGCTGGCCGACCGCTGCGTCGACGGCATCGTGGCGAACGTCGAGCGGCTCCGCGAGTACGCCGAGTCGTCGCCGTCGATCGTCACGCCGCTCAACAAGTACATCGGCTACGAGGAGGCGGCGGCGATCGCGAAGCAGGCCCTCAAGGAGCGCAAGACGATCCGCGAGGTCGTGATCGAGCGGGGCCACGTCAAGGACGGGAAGCTCACCGAGCAGGAGCTGGACGCCGCACTCGACGTGCTGTCGATGACCCGGCCGTAG
- a CDS encoding lytic transglycosylase domain-containing protein, whose product MTYLDDRETDRENPELSRRGRHSHDDADATQYVYERPVDWKPRRRRSESFEDLASYEAPTDATPVDWWAGSSRRGEGSAWDADALSAAAGVPYRHPDRELPDRGFPDRQLPGYPDQRVPEQRRPADETPDLAVEAPPAAKRSLPRKHLVLRIAAVLVLVFSAAIGVAVTVLDDADPDTVQVKEELQADAPVADAPVDPSADAAAAQEQQAAQQQAQQEQDEAVDAAKSRATNKAAAAQKSAAKQAESAEDQRASRSEARKAAAPPSSSSSSSSSSSSSSGSSGDPVPEGPADCGSFSGNKKTGCSLLSEFGFATSQMSCLEKLWDKESNWREGATNPSSGAFGIPQALPANKMASVASDYRTNPATQIRWGLGYIKGRYSTPCGAWSHSQSTGWY is encoded by the coding sequence ATGACGTATCTCGACGACCGAGAAACCGACCGAGAAAACCCCGAGTTATCCAGACGGGGTCGGCACTCGCACGATGACGCCGACGCCACGCAGTACGTATACGAACGCCCGGTCGACTGGAAGCCTCGTCGGCGGCGTTCGGAATCCTTCGAAGACCTCGCCTCGTACGAGGCGCCCACCGATGCGACTCCGGTCGACTGGTGGGCCGGCTCCTCCCGGCGCGGCGAAGGCAGCGCCTGGGACGCGGACGCACTGAGCGCCGCCGCCGGTGTCCCGTACCGCCATCCTGACCGCGAGCTTCCCGATCGCGGGTTTCCTGACCGCCAGCTTCCCGGCTATCCCGACCAGCGTGTTCCGGAACAGCGTCGCCCCGCTGACGAGACCCCGGATCTCGCGGTCGAGGCGCCCCCGGCGGCGAAGCGGTCGTTACCGCGCAAGCACCTGGTGCTGCGGATCGCCGCGGTTCTGGTGCTCGTGTTCTCCGCGGCGATCGGCGTCGCGGTGACGGTGCTCGACGATGCCGACCCGGATACCGTCCAGGTCAAGGAGGAGTTGCAGGCCGACGCGCCGGTCGCCGACGCGCCGGTGGACCCGTCCGCCGACGCCGCTGCCGCACAGGAACAGCAGGCCGCGCAGCAGCAGGCCCAGCAAGAGCAGGACGAAGCGGTCGACGCCGCCAAGTCGCGCGCGACGAACAAGGCCGCGGCGGCTCAGAAGTCGGCCGCCAAGCAGGCCGAGAGCGCCGAGGACCAGCGCGCGTCCCGGAGCGAGGCGCGGAAGGCCGCGGCACCGCCCTCGTCGTCCTCGTCCTCTTCGTCGTCCTCGTCCTCGTCGAGTGGGAGCAGCGGCGACCCGGTGCCCGAGGGACCCGCGGACTGCGGTTCCTTCAGCGGCAACAAGAAGACCGGCTGCTCGCTGTTGAGCGAGTTCGGCTTCGCCACCAGCCAGATGAGCTGCCTGGAGAAGCTGTGGGACAAGGAGAGCAACTGGCGGGAGGGCGCTACGAACCCCTCGTCGGGTGCGTTCGGCATCCCGCAGGCGCTGCCCGCCAACAAGATGGCGTCGGTCGCCAGCGACTACCGCACGAACCCGGCCACGCAGATCCGCTGGGGTCTGGGCTACATCAAGGGTCGGTACTCGACGCCGTGCGGCGCGTGGTCGCACTCGCAGTCCACCGGCTGGTACTGA
- the fabG gene encoding 3-oxoacyl-ACP reductase FabG, whose protein sequence is MSGSQRVAIVTGAARGIGAATAIRLARDGFAVGVVDLDADAGKDTVEAITTAGGTAIAVGADVSDADAVTAGIQQVVDGLGAPTVLVNNAGILRDNLIFKMSDGDWDAVMGVHLRGAFLMSRAVQKFQVEAKWGRIVNLSSTSALGNRGQANYSTAKAGLQGFTKTLAIELGRYGVTANAIAPGFIQTDMTAATAERVGVPFDDFIKAAASQIPVGRPGQPEDIAGVVSFLVSDDASFVSGQVIYVAGGPRA, encoded by the coding sequence GTGAGCGGTTCGCAGCGAGTAGCCATCGTGACGGGTGCGGCGCGGGGGATCGGGGCGGCCACGGCGATCCGCCTGGCCCGCGACGGGTTCGCAGTCGGCGTCGTCGATCTCGACGCGGACGCCGGCAAGGACACGGTCGAGGCGATCACGACCGCCGGCGGCACGGCGATCGCGGTCGGCGCCGACGTCAGTGACGCCGACGCGGTGACGGCGGGCATCCAGCAGGTCGTCGACGGCCTGGGCGCGCCCACCGTGCTGGTGAACAACGCCGGCATCCTGCGTGACAACCTCATCTTCAAGATGTCCGACGGTGACTGGGACGCGGTCATGGGCGTGCACCTGCGCGGTGCGTTCCTGATGTCGCGGGCCGTGCAGAAGTTCCAGGTCGAGGCGAAGTGGGGCCGGATCGTCAACCTGTCGAGCACGTCCGCGCTCGGCAACCGGGGCCAGGCCAACTACTCCACCGCGAAGGCCGGTCTGCAGGGCTTCACGAAGACGCTGGCGATCGAACTCGGCCGCTACGGCGTCACCGCGAACGCTATCGCGCCGGGCTTCATCCAGACCGACATGACGGCGGCCACCGCGGAGCGCGTCGGCGTGCCGTTCGACGACTTCATCAAGGCGGCGGCTTCGCAGATCCCGGTCGGTCGGCCGGGTCAGCCGGAGGACATCGCCGGCGTCGTGTCGTTCCTGGTCAGCGACGACGCGTCGTTCGTTTCCGGGCAGGTCATCTACGTCGCGGGCGGCCCGCGCGCCTGA
- a CDS encoding PhoH family protein, whose protein sequence is MSDRRTSENDFVPDEVVAPVEAPSASDSATKRSRERAPRAEGHPAKTVYVLDTSVLLSDPGALGRFAEHEVVLPLVVITELEGKRHHPELGWFARQTLRMLDDLRVRYGRLDVPVPVNEAGGFLRIELNHVSTDNLPIGFRAETNDARILAVALNLAADGADVVLVTKDVPLRVKAGAVGLNADEYRAEMVSVAERPWTGMVDVDISDEEMARLYGEESIDLAAAQGLPCHTGLVLHSGRGSALARVRPDKTVRLVRGDRDAFGLHGRSAEQRVALDLLLDDEVGIVSLGGRAGTGKSALALCAGLEQVMERRAHKKVVVFRPLYAVGGQELGYLPGSEAEKMSPWGQAVFDTLGALVSDQVVEEVMGRGLLEVLPLTHIRGRSLHDAFVIVDEAQSLERGVLLTVLSRVGANSRVVLTHDVAQRDNLRVGRHDGVAAVVETLKGHPLFAHVTLTRSERSPIAALVTEMLEDLPH, encoded by the coding sequence GTCCGCTTCGGACTCCGCTACCAAGCGTTCGCGTGAGCGGGCGCCGCGTGCGGAGGGCCACCCAGCTAAGACGGTGTACGTCCTCGACACCTCCGTTCTCCTCTCCGACCCGGGTGCGCTCGGGCGGTTCGCGGAGCACGAGGTAGTCCTTCCGCTCGTCGTCATCACCGAACTCGAGGGCAAGCGGCACCACCCGGAGCTGGGCTGGTTCGCCCGGCAGACGCTGCGCATGCTCGACGACCTGCGGGTTCGTTACGGCCGCCTGGACGTGCCGGTGCCGGTCAACGAGGCCGGTGGCTTCCTGCGCATCGAGCTGAACCACGTTTCGACCGACAACCTGCCGATCGGGTTCCGCGCCGAGACCAACGACGCCCGGATCCTCGCGGTGGCGTTGAACCTGGCCGCCGACGGCGCGGACGTGGTCCTGGTGACCAAGGACGTGCCGCTGCGGGTCAAGGCCGGTGCGGTCGGCCTGAACGCCGACGAGTACCGCGCCGAGATGGTGTCGGTGGCCGAACGGCCGTGGACCGGCATGGTCGATGTCGACATCAGCGACGAGGAGATGGCTCGCCTCTACGGTGAGGAGTCGATCGATCTGGCGGCGGCGCAGGGCCTGCCGTGCCACACCGGTCTGGTGCTGCACTCCGGCCGCGGCTCGGCGCTGGCCCGGGTCCGCCCGGACAAGACCGTGCGTCTCGTCCGCGGTGACCGGGACGCGTTCGGCCTGCACGGTCGCTCGGCCGAACAGCGCGTCGCGCTCGACCTGCTGCTCGACGACGAGGTCGGCATCGTGTCGCTCGGCGGTCGCGCCGGCACCGGCAAGTCGGCGCTGGCGCTCTGTGCCGGCCTCGAGCAGGTGATGGAGCGGCGCGCCCACAAGAAGGTCGTGGTGTTCCGTCCGCTCTATGCCGTGGGCGGCCAGGAACTCGGCTATCTGCCGGGCAGCGAGGCCGAGAAGATGAGCCCCTGGGGACAGGCGGTCTTCGACACGCTCGGCGCGCTGGTCAGCGACCAGGTCGTCGAGGAGGTGATGGGTCGAGGACTGCTCGAGGTGCTGCCGTTGACCCACATCCGCGGCCGGTCGCTGCACGACGCGTTCGTGATCGTCGACGAGGCGCAGTCGTTGGAGCGGGGCGTCCTGCTGACCGTGCTCTCGCGGGTCGGCGCGAACTCGCGGGTCGTGCTGACCCACGACGTCGCCCAGCGGGACAACCTCCGGGTCGGGCGCCACGACGGTGTCGCGGCGGTGGTGGAGACCCTGAAGGGGCATCCGCTGTTCGCGCACGTGACGCTGACGCGCTCCGAGCGCTCGCCGATCGCCGCGCTGGTCACCGAAATGCTGGAAGACCTGCCGCATTAA